The following proteins are co-located in the Labrys monachus genome:
- a CDS encoding DUF930 domain-containing protein, translated as MKRILLIAALAVVSVAPATARNNNKTEASLAKLAPSDRFQQVCDIALMEKLRHEKRAYRPDSVIAYALDDPSISGDTLHGDGGAFRSHGVWYQYSFTCAATPDRMRVLSLEYTVGEAVPRNEWDAHGLSIH; from the coding sequence ATGAAAAGAATACTTCTCATCGCAGCTCTCGCCGTGGTGTCGGTCGCCCCTGCGACTGCCCGCAACAACAACAAGACGGAGGCGAGCCTCGCCAAGCTTGCGCCGTCGGACCGCTTCCAGCAGGTCTGCGACATCGCCCTCATGGAGAAGTTGCGCCACGAGAAGCGCGCCTACCGCCCAGACAGCGTCATCGCCTATGCGCTGGATGACCCGAGCATTTCAGGCGACACGCTGCACGGCGATGGCGGCGCCTTTCGCAGCCATGGCGTCTGGTATCAATATTCCTTCACCTGCGCCGCGACTCCCGACCGCATGCGCGTCCTCTCGCTGGAGTACACGGTCGGCGAGGCGGTCCCGAGGAACGAATGGGACGCGCACGGATTATCGATCCATTGA
- a CDS encoding exopolysaccharide biosynthesis protein, producing MEPRNPRTSELLAAIASADGEDRIYFGDLTAAMRNRAFGILFLLFGIPNCIPMPPGIPVICGIIIALIAAQMIMGRDNLWLPQWLAKRSFSRVDLRRIVKKADPSIRWVERFAKPRLPLFADARARRIVGIVGLILGLALLLPIPIIGNVPLGIPICILGLGLVERDGAIILAGYVATGIGLLITAGLGWLIFQGALAIF from the coding sequence TTGGAACCGCGTAACCCTCGAACGTCCGAACTCCTTGCGGCGATAGCGTCAGCGGACGGGGAGGATCGAATCTATTTCGGCGACCTCACCGCCGCGATGCGCAACCGTGCCTTCGGCATCCTTTTCCTGCTCTTCGGCATTCCCAATTGCATCCCCATGCCGCCCGGAATTCCGGTGATCTGCGGCATCATCATCGCGCTCATCGCTGCGCAGATGATCATGGGCCGCGATAATCTCTGGCTGCCGCAATGGCTCGCCAAGCGGAGCTTTTCCAGGGTCGACCTGCGACGAATCGTCAAGAAGGCCGACCCGTCGATCCGCTGGGTCGAGCGCTTCGCCAAGCCGCGGCTGCCTCTTTTCGCCGATGCGCGCGCCCGGCGCATCGTGGGTATCGTCGGCCTGATTCTCGGCCTCGCCTTGCTCCTGCCGATTCCCATCATCGGCAACGTGCCGCTCGGCATACCCATCTGCATCCTCGGCCTTGGCCTGGTCGAGCGCGACGGCGCCATCATTCTTGCCGGCTACGTCGCCACCGGCATCGGATTGCTGATCACCGCCGGCCTCGGATGGCTCATCTTCCAGGGCGCGCTTGCGATCTTCTGA
- a CDS encoding (2Fe-2S)-binding protein — protein MASVSLLVNGRDVTADIDSRTLLVDFLREHLRLTGTHVGCDTSQCGACVVHMDGRAVKACTTLAIQADGTSVTTIEGLAVNGRLHPMQEAFRENHGLQCGFCTPGMIMTAVDLVNRKGGDLDESTIRHELEGNICRCTGYHNIVKSIAAGAKAMTQDDSALQAAE, from the coding sequence ATGGCTTCCGTCTCACTTCTCGTCAACGGGCGAGACGTCACGGCTGATATCGATTCACGGACTTTGCTCGTCGATTTCCTACGCGAGCATCTGAGGCTCACCGGCACCCATGTCGGCTGCGATACGAGCCAATGCGGCGCCTGCGTCGTGCATATGGACGGGCGTGCCGTCAAGGCTTGCACGACCCTCGCCATCCAGGCCGATGGTACCTCGGTGACGACCATCGAAGGCCTTGCCGTAAACGGCCGGCTTCATCCCATGCAGGAAGCTTTCCGCGAAAATCACGGTCTGCAATGCGGCTTCTGCACGCCCGGCATGATCATGACCGCGGTCGACCTCGTCAACCGCAAGGGCGGCGACCTCGACGAGAGCACCATCCGCCATGAGCTCGAAGGCAATATCTGCCGCTGCACCGGCTACCACAACATCGTGAAGTCGATCGCTGCCGGCGCCAAGGCCATGACGCAGGATGATTCGGCGCTCCAGGCGGCCGAATAG
- a CDS encoding xanthine dehydrogenase family protein molybdopterin-binding subunit, whose product MTATGVGASVRRKEDFRFITGKGNYTSDINRFGQAHAYFLRSPHAHAKIASIDTSKARKLPGVIEILTGADLAEDKIGGLICGWMIHSKDGTPMKAGAHPALAQGKVRYVGDHVAVVLAETLAQAKDGAEAIEVAYEVLPAIADTAKTQAAGAPQVHDEAENNTVFQWHLGEQAPCDAAFAAAKHITRLDIVNNRLIPNAIEPRAAVGEYDSGTESYTLYTTSQNPHVARLVLSAFIGIAPEHKLRVIAPDVGGGFGSKIFIYAEETVCVWAARRIGRPVKWTGDRSEAFLADAHGRDHVTHAELAIDANNKITGLRVHTVANLGAYLSTFSSSVPTYLYAPLLSGQYDIPAIYAEVDGVYTNTAPVDAYRGAGRPEATFVVERLVEVAARELNLDPAVFRRNNFVRAFPHQTPVIMAYDAGDYDASLDKAMEMHDVKGFAARRSASERNGKLRGLGYSAYIEACGIAPSQAVGSLGAGVGLWESAEVRVNPIGTVEVLTGSHSHGQGHETTFAQLVSDRLGIPIDSVAVVHGDTDKVQFGMGTYGSRSGAVGMSAVFKAIDKIIVKGKKVASYVLEASEGDIEFKDGRFSVAGTDKGLAFGEVALQAYIAHKFSGQDLEPGLKEGAFYDPVNFTFPAGVHICEVEIDPETGITTVDRWTAVDDFGEIINPMIVEGQVHGGIGQGVGQALMEGAFYNGEGQLLTASFMDYCMPRADNLPSFNVGMTKTTCPSNPLGIKGCGEAGAIAAPPAVMNAITDAIGIEDIAMPATPQVVWDAARRAGRLRKAAQ is encoded by the coding sequence ATGACCGCCACCGGCGTGGGCGCATCGGTGCGCCGTAAGGAAGACTTCCGCTTCATCACCGGAAAAGGCAATTACACCAGCGACATCAACCGCTTCGGCCAAGCCCACGCCTATTTCCTGCGCTCGCCGCATGCCCACGCCAAGATCGCGTCCATCGACACCTCCAAGGCGCGCAAGCTGCCGGGCGTGATCGAGATCCTCACCGGCGCGGATCTCGCCGAGGACAAGATTGGCGGGCTGATCTGCGGCTGGATGATCCACTCCAAGGACGGCACGCCGATGAAGGCGGGCGCACACCCCGCCCTGGCGCAGGGCAAGGTGCGCTATGTCGGCGACCACGTCGCCGTCGTTCTGGCCGAGACCCTGGCCCAGGCCAAGGACGGCGCCGAGGCGATCGAGGTCGCCTATGAGGTCCTGCCGGCCATCGCCGATACGGCGAAAACCCAGGCCGCCGGTGCGCCCCAGGTCCATGACGAAGCCGAGAACAACACCGTGTTCCAGTGGCATCTCGGCGAGCAGGCCCCCTGCGACGCCGCCTTCGCCGCCGCCAAGCACATCACCCGGCTCGACATCGTCAACAACCGCCTGATTCCCAATGCGATCGAGCCCCGCGCCGCGGTGGGCGAATATGACAGCGGCACCGAATCCTACACGCTCTACACGACCTCGCAGAACCCCCATGTCGCCCGCCTGGTGCTCTCCGCCTTCATCGGCATCGCTCCGGAGCATAAATTGCGGGTGATCGCGCCGGATGTCGGCGGCGGCTTCGGCTCGAAGATCTTCATCTATGCCGAGGAGACGGTATGCGTCTGGGCCGCCCGGCGCATCGGGCGGCCGGTCAAGTGGACGGGTGATCGCAGCGAGGCCTTCCTGGCCGACGCCCATGGCCGCGACCACGTCACCCACGCCGAGCTGGCCATCGACGCCAACAACAAGATCACCGGCCTGCGCGTCCATACCGTCGCCAATCTCGGCGCCTATCTGTCGACCTTCTCGTCGAGCGTGCCGACCTATCTCTATGCGCCCCTGCTCTCGGGCCAGTACGACATTCCCGCCATCTATGCCGAAGTCGACGGCGTCTACACCAATACGGCGCCGGTCGACGCCTATCGCGGTGCCGGACGGCCGGAGGCGACCTTCGTCGTCGAGCGGCTCGTCGAAGTGGCGGCCCGCGAGCTCAATCTCGACCCGGCGGTGTTCCGCAGGAACAATTTCGTGCGGGCCTTCCCGCACCAGACGCCCGTCATCATGGCCTATGATGCCGGGGACTACGACGCCTCGCTCGACAAGGCGATGGAGATGCACGACGTGAAGGGGTTCGCGGCGCGGCGCAGCGCCTCGGAACGCAACGGCAAGCTGCGCGGCCTCGGCTATTCGGCCTATATCGAGGCCTGCGGCATCGCGCCTTCCCAGGCCGTGGGCTCGCTCGGCGCAGGCGTCGGGCTGTGGGAATCGGCCGAGGTCCGCGTCAACCCGATCGGCACCGTCGAGGTGCTCACCGGCTCGCACAGCCACGGCCAGGGCCACGAGACGACCTTCGCCCAGCTCGTCTCCGATCGGCTCGGCATTCCCATCGATTCGGTCGCGGTGGTGCATGGCGATACCGACAAGGTGCAGTTCGGCATGGGCACCTACGGCTCGCGGTCGGGCGCCGTCGGCATGTCGGCGGTGTTCAAGGCGATCGACAAGATCATCGTCAAGGGCAAGAAGGTCGCCTCCTATGTGCTCGAAGCCTCCGAGGGCGACATCGAGTTCAAGGACGGCCGCTTCTCGGTCGCCGGCACCGACAAGGGTCTCGCCTTCGGCGAAGTGGCCCTCCAGGCCTATATCGCCCATAAATTCTCCGGCCAGGACCTCGAGCCGGGCCTGAAGGAAGGCGCCTTCTACGATCCCGTCAATTTCACCTTCCCGGCCGGCGTCCACATCTGCGAGGTCGAGATCGACCCGGAGACCGGCATCACCACCGTCGACCGGTGGACGGCGGTGGATGATTTCGGCGAGATCATCAATCCGATGATCGTCGAGGGCCAGGTCCATGGCGGCATCGGCCAGGGTGTCGGCCAGGCGCTGATGGAAGGGGCGTTCTACAATGGCGAAGGCCAGTTGCTGACGGCGTCCTTCATGGATTACTGCATGCCGCGCGCCGACAACCTGCCGTCCTTCAATGTCGGCATGACCAAGACGACCTGCCCGTCCAACCCGCTGGGCATCAAGGGCTGCGGCGAGGCCGGCGCGATCGCCGCCCCGCCGGCCGTCATGAATGCGATCACCGACGCGATCGGGATCGAGGATATCGCGATGCCTGCGACCCCGCAGGTCGTCTGGGACGCCGCCCGCCGCGCCGGCCGCCTGCGCAAGGCCGCGCAATGA
- a CDS encoding FAD binding domain-containing protein gives MYPFTYQRPTSIQDAVAAFAAAEDAKLIAGGHTLLPTMKLRLASPATLIDLNKVEGLSGIEIQGDDVVIGAMTRHADVATSAAVGEAIPALAALAGLIGDPAVRSRGTIGGSIANNDPAADYPAAALALGASIITDRRTIAADDFFTGMFDTALEEGEIVTKVSFPIPGRAAYEKFRNPASRYALVGVFVAEKDGAVRVAITGAGSNGAFRHAAAEEALSGRFDAAALDGVTVSADELNGDIHASAEYRAHLIGVLTRRAVAAAQ, from the coding sequence ATGTACCCCTTCACCTATCAGCGCCCCACCTCCATCCAGGACGCGGTCGCCGCCTTCGCCGCGGCCGAGGACGCCAAGCTGATCGCCGGCGGCCACACGCTGCTGCCGACCATGAAGCTGCGCCTCGCCAGCCCGGCCACGCTGATCGACCTCAACAAGGTCGAGGGCCTGTCCGGCATCGAGATCCAGGGCGACGACGTCGTGATCGGCGCCATGACGCGCCATGCCGACGTCGCGACCAGCGCGGCGGTGGGCGAGGCCATTCCGGCCCTGGCGGCGCTGGCCGGCCTGATCGGCGACCCGGCGGTGCGCTCGCGCGGCACCATCGGCGGCTCGATCGCCAACAACGACCCGGCCGCCGATTACCCGGCCGCGGCCCTGGCGCTCGGCGCCAGCATCATCACGGACCGGCGGACGATCGCGGCGGATGATTTCTTCACCGGGATGTTCGACACCGCCCTCGAAGAGGGCGAGATCGTCACCAAGGTCTCCTTCCCCATCCCGGGCCGGGCGGCTTATGAGAAATTCCGCAATCCGGCGTCGCGCTACGCGCTGGTCGGCGTCTTCGTCGCCGAAAAGGACGGTGCCGTACGCGTGGCAATCACCGGTGCCGGCTCGAACGGCGCGTTCCGCCACGCAGCGGCCGAGGAAGCGCTGTCGGGCCGCTTCGACGCCGCGGCTCTCGACGGCGTCACCGTGTCGGCCGACGAACTCAACGGCGATATCCATGCCAGCGCGGAATATCGTGCCCATCTGATCGGTGTGCTGACCCGCAGGGCCGTCGCCGCGGCACAGTGA
- a CDS encoding AAA family ATPase — protein sequence MPSLPTSIDETASLLAKADYVAGRDLSTVLFLALRMGRPLFLEGEAGVGKTEIAKVLSATLGRPLIRLQCYEGLDIASAVYEWNTMAQMVEIRLAEATGDIDRASLGSDLFSERFLIARPILEAVRPQVGGAPILLIDELDRTDEAFEAYLLEVLSDFQVTIPEFGTIKAGEPPIVIITSNRTREIHDALKRRCLYHWVDYPSAGNELEILRRKVPHVPEKLSREIVAFVQALRGEDLFKAPGVAETLDWATALTELDAVALDPALVSDTLGVLLKYQDDIARLSGSEAKRIIDNVRAGVDAAT from the coding sequence TTGCCTTCTCTCCCCACCTCGATCGACGAGACCGCTTCGCTCCTCGCCAAGGCCGATTATGTCGCCGGACGCGATCTTTCCACCGTCCTGTTCCTGGCGCTGCGCATGGGTCGGCCGCTTTTCCTCGAAGGCGAGGCCGGGGTCGGCAAGACCGAGATCGCCAAGGTGCTGTCCGCCACGCTCGGCCGGCCGCTGATCCGCCTGCAATGCTATGAGGGGCTCGACATCGCATCCGCCGTCTATGAGTGGAACACCATGGCGCAGATGGTCGAGATCCGCTTGGCCGAGGCGACCGGGGACATCGATCGGGCAAGCCTCGGTTCGGACCTGTTCTCGGAGCGCTTTCTCATCGCCCGGCCGATCCTGGAGGCCGTGCGTCCACAGGTGGGCGGCGCCCCCATCCTGCTGATCGACGAGCTCGACCGCACGGACGAAGCCTTCGAGGCCTATCTGCTCGAAGTGCTTTCCGACTTCCAGGTCACCATACCCGAGTTCGGTACCATCAAGGCGGGCGAACCGCCCATCGTCATCATCACCTCGAACCGTACCCGCGAGATCCACGACGCCCTGAAGCGGCGCTGCCTCTATCATTGGGTCGATTATCCGAGCGCCGGCAACGAACTCGAAATCCTGCGCCGCAAGGTGCCGCATGTGCCGGAGAAGCTGTCGCGCGAGATCGTCGCCTTCGTCCAGGCCCTGCGCGGCGAGGACCTGTTCAAGGCGCCCGGCGTCGCCGAGACGCTGGACTGGGCGACCGCGCTCACCGAGCTCGACGCCGTCGCGCTCGATCCTGCCCTCGTCTCCGACACGCTCGGCGTGCTCCTCAAATACCAGGACGATATCGCGCGGCTGTCGGGCAGCGAGGCCAAGCGGATCATCGACAACGTCAGGGCGGGCGTCGATGCCGCCACCTGA
- a CDS encoding vWA domain-containing protein: MPPPDDLQPGRLADNIAYFARCLREVGMPIGPASVLDAIRAVEAAGLGAREDFYWTLHCVFVTRHEQSLLFRQAFDLFWRKRALTEKLIAMMSPVAASLKEKDKPKAGSQRVNDAFYKEPPRQREEERLVEFDAKLTMSEREVLKDKDFAQMTSAEIAAAQREMARLRLPFDQVRTRRLVAGGDTVIDLRRTLRASMRSGGNLIDIACRRPGQKHPPIVALCDISGSMADYSRLFLHFLHAISEKGRRVHAFVFATRLTDITRALRARDPDEALERAARDVKDWDGGTRISHCLERFNKDWSRRVLGQGALVLLITDGLERQVDTVLARELDRLHRSCRRLIWLNPLLRFDAFEARAAGIKAMLPHVDEFRTIHNLRSMGDLVKALDRSADAAADPRAWLRKAG, encoded by the coding sequence ATGCCGCCACCTGACGACCTCCAGCCGGGACGGCTCGCCGACAATATCGCCTATTTCGCCCGATGCCTGCGCGAGGTCGGCATGCCGATCGGCCCCGCCTCGGTGCTCGATGCCATCCGGGCCGTCGAGGCAGCGGGGCTGGGCGCCAGGGAGGATTTCTACTGGACGCTGCATTGCGTCTTCGTCACCCGGCACGAGCAATCGCTGCTGTTCCGCCAGGCCTTCGACCTGTTCTGGCGCAAGCGTGCCTTGACGGAGAAGCTGATCGCCATGATGTCGCCGGTGGCGGCGTCGCTGAAGGAGAAGGACAAGCCGAAGGCCGGTTCGCAACGCGTCAACGACGCCTTCTACAAGGAGCCTCCGCGCCAGCGGGAGGAGGAGCGGCTGGTCGAATTCGACGCCAAGCTGACGATGTCCGAACGCGAGGTCCTCAAGGACAAGGACTTCGCGCAGATGACGTCAGCCGAAATCGCCGCCGCCCAGCGCGAAATGGCGCGGCTGCGCTTGCCTTTCGACCAGGTGCGCACCCGCCGCCTCGTCGCCGGCGGCGACACCGTCATCGATCTGAGGCGCACCTTGCGGGCCAGCATGCGCAGCGGCGGCAACCTCATCGACATCGCCTGCCGCCGCCCGGGCCAAAAGCACCCGCCCATCGTCGCCCTGTGCGACATTTCGGGTTCGATGGCGGATTATTCACGGCTTTTCCTGCATTTCCTCCATGCGATCTCCGAGAAGGGCCGCCGGGTCCACGCCTTCGTGTTCGCGACGCGGCTGACCGACATCACCCGCGCCCTGCGCGCCCGCGATCCCGACGAGGCGCTGGAGCGCGCCGCCAGGGACGTGAAGGACTGGGACGGCGGCACGCGCATCTCCCATTGCCTCGAACGCTTCAACAAGGATTGGTCCCGGCGCGTGCTCGGCCAGGGCGCCCTGGTGCTGCTGATCACCGATGGGCTCGAACGGCAGGTCGACACCGTGCTCGCCCGCGAGCTCGACCGGCTGCACCGCTCCTGCCGGCGGCTGATCTGGCTCAATCCGCTCCTGCGCTTCGACGCGTTCGAGGCGCGGGCCGCCGGCATCAAGGCGATGCTGCCCCATGTTGACGAATTCAGGACGATCCACAATCTCAGGAGCATGGGCGATCTGGTGAAGGCACTGGATCGCAGCGCCGATGCCGCGGCCGATCCGCGGGCATGGCTCAGAAAGGCTGGATAG
- a CDS encoding XdhC family protein, producing MIPASPDSPGGSLASDQEILQRAQDWREQGKGVALATVVETWGSAPRPTGSNLVIDEDGNFLGSVSGGCVEGAVVTEALDVISDGKPKMLEFGVADETAWRVGLSCGGTIRVYVEKLD from the coding sequence ATGATTCCCGCATCCCCCGACTCTCCCGGCGGATCCCTCGCATCCGACCAGGAAATCCTCCAGCGCGCCCAGGACTGGCGCGAGCAGGGCAAGGGCGTCGCGCTCGCCACCGTGGTCGAGACATGGGGCTCGGCCCCCCGCCCGACGGGCTCCAACCTAGTGATCGACGAGGACGGCAATTTCCTCGGCTCGGTCTCCGGCGGCTGCGTCGAAGGCGCGGTGGTGACCGAAGCGCTCGACGTCATCAGCGATGGCAAGCCGAAAATGCTCGAATTCGGCGTGGCCGACGAGACCGCGTGGCGGGTCGGCCTGTCCTGCGGCGGCACTATCCGCGTCTATGTCGAGAAACTGGACTGA
- a CDS encoding XdhC family protein, which yields MKLATLQALNRARQDRRAVALVTDLDSGEERLVAESAIASDPLGALLAVQMRQGKSARVEQDGRSYFVTVHVPPVKLVMTGAVHISQALVPLARLLGYDPVVVDPRTAFASPERFPDVRLVADWPDVALPPLGIDRYTAFVALTHDPKIDDPALAHALARDCFYIGALGSRKTHARRLERLRAEGISDQALARIRAPIGLDIGAISPAEIAVAIIAEITSALRLESGEKKPRLPA from the coding sequence ATGAAACTCGCCACCCTTCAGGCGCTCAACCGCGCACGGCAGGACCGCCGGGCCGTGGCCCTGGTGACCGATCTCGACAGCGGCGAGGAACGGCTCGTCGCCGAATCCGCCATCGCCAGCGATCCGCTCGGCGCGCTCCTCGCCGTCCAGATGCGGCAGGGCAAGTCCGCCCGCGTCGAGCAGGACGGCCGGTCCTATTTCGTGACGGTGCATGTGCCGCCGGTGAAGCTGGTGATGACCGGCGCCGTGCATATCAGCCAGGCCCTCGTCCCCCTCGCCCGGCTCCTGGGCTATGATCCGGTCGTCGTCGATCCCCGCACCGCCTTCGCTTCGCCCGAGCGGTTTCCGGATGTGCGCCTCGTGGCCGACTGGCCGGACGTCGCCCTGCCCCCGCTCGGCATCGACCGCTACACCGCCTTCGTCGCCCTGACCCACGACCCCAAGATCGACGATCCCGCGCTCGCGCACGCCCTGGCGCGCGACTGCTTCTATATCGGCGCCCTCGGCTCGCGGAAGACCCATGCCCGGCGCCTGGAGCGCCTGCGCGCCGAAGGCATTTCCGACCAGGCGCTCGCCCGGATCCGCGCTCCGATCGGCCTCGACATCGGCGCCATCAGTCCGGCCGAGATCGCCGTCGCGATCATCGCCGAGATCACTTCCGCGCTCAGGCTCGAAAGCGGCGAGAAGAAGCCGCGGCTTCCGGCCTGA
- a CDS encoding molybdopterin-binding/glycosyltransferase family 2 protein: protein MFFGDVPIEEALEGVAVHSIRKGALVLKKGTRVRAAEIAALRREGIARIVIARLDPTDVGEDAAAERVAQALSGDEVRVEDAFTGRANLFARRAGVLVLDRAVIDALNAVDESITFATLPAFSAVKAGEMIGTVKIIPFAVDETVLARALALLARPVIRVAPFRPLRVAAISTVLPGLKDSVIARTLQVLRDRLAPAGASLILDERVPHEASALSAALTRAEAAGADLGIIFGASAIADRRDVIPAAIEAAGGQVRHFGMPVDPGNLLLLGQRGAMSVLGAPGCARSPKENGFDWILQRLLAGVPVTRADIIGLGVGGLLMEIVSRPQPRTNAQIEAETRPTVAAVVLAAGRSTRMGGPNKLLADYRGKPLVRHAVEAALASKASGVTVVTGHQAEDVRAALAGLAVAFVHNPDFAEGLSTSVRAGVGALPPHCDAALISLADMPLVDAALIDRLIDAFEPAKGALVVLPMVDGRRGNPVIWARRFFGDLAGLQGDAGARQILAANADAVVELPVETQGASIDIDTPEALETLRGQAKPI, encoded by the coding sequence ATGTTCTTTGGCGACGTTCCCATCGAGGAAGCCCTGGAAGGCGTGGCGGTGCATTCCATCCGCAAGGGGGCGCTCGTCCTGAAGAAGGGCACGCGCGTCCGGGCGGCCGAAATCGCCGCCCTCCGCCGCGAGGGCATTGCGCGCATCGTGATCGCGCGCCTCGATCCGACCGATGTCGGAGAGGATGCCGCAGCCGAACGCGTCGCCCAGGCGCTCAGCGGCGACGAGGTCCGCGTCGAGGACGCCTTCACCGGACGGGCCAACCTGTTCGCCCGGCGGGCCGGCGTCCTCGTTCTCGACCGCGCGGTCATCGACGCCCTCAACGCCGTCGATGAGAGCATCACCTTCGCGACCTTGCCGGCCTTCAGCGCGGTGAAGGCGGGCGAGATGATCGGCACGGTCAAGATCATTCCCTTTGCGGTCGACGAGACGGTGCTGGCGCGTGCGCTCGCCCTCCTCGCCCGGCCGGTGATCCGCGTGGCGCCGTTCCGGCCGCTTCGCGTCGCCGCCATTTCGACCGTTCTTCCCGGTCTCAAGGACAGCGTCATCGCCCGCACGCTGCAGGTCCTGAGGGATCGCCTGGCGCCGGCCGGGGCCAGCCTGATTCTCGACGAGCGCGTGCCGCACGAGGCCTCGGCCCTGAGCGCCGCCCTGACGCGGGCCGAGGCCGCCGGTGCCGATCTCGGCATCATCTTCGGCGCCTCCGCCATCGCCGACCGGCGGGACGTCATCCCCGCAGCGATCGAGGCGGCGGGCGGGCAGGTCCGGCATTTCGGCATGCCGGTCGATCCGGGCAACCTCCTCCTGCTCGGACAGCGAGGCGCCATGTCGGTTCTCGGCGCGCCGGGATGCGCCCGTTCGCCCAAGGAGAACGGCTTCGACTGGATCCTCCAGCGCCTGCTGGCGGGCGTGCCGGTCACACGCGCCGACATCATCGGCCTGGGCGTGGGCGGGCTGCTGATGGAGATCGTGTCCCGTCCCCAGCCGCGCACGAATGCGCAGATCGAGGCCGAGACGCGTCCCACCGTCGCGGCGGTCGTCCTCGCGGCCGGCCGTTCCACCCGCATGGGCGGGCCGAACAAGCTGCTGGCGGACTATCGCGGCAAGCCCCTCGTTCGCCACGCCGTGGAGGCCGCGCTCGCCTCGAAGGCCTCCGGCGTCACCGTGGTGACCGGTCACCAGGCGGAGGACGTCCGCGCCGCCCTCGCCGGCCTCGCGGTCGCCTTCGTGCACAATCCGGATTTCGCCGAGGGGCTCTCCACCTCGGTTCGCGCCGGCGTCGGAGCCCTGCCGCCGCACTGCGACGCGGCGCTGATCTCGCTGGCCGACATGCCCCTCGTCGACGCCGCGCTGATCGACCGCCTGATCGACGCCTTCGAGCCGGCCAAGGGGGCGCTCGTGGTGCTGCCCATGGTCGATGGCCGGCGCGGCAACCCCGTGATCTGGGCACGGCGCTTCTTCGGCGATCTCGCCGGCCTGCAAGGCGACGCCGGCGCGCGGCAGATCCTTGCCGCCAATGCCGACGCCGTCGTCGAGCTGCCCGTCGAGACGCAGGGCGCATCGATCGACATCGACACCCCGGAAGCCCTGGAAACATTGCGCGGCCAAGCAAAGCCGATCTGA
- a CDS encoding branched-chain amino acid ABC transporter permease, whose product MVEFVQQLINGLTIGSLYGLVAIGYTMVFGIIGMVNFAHGDLFMLSAFIALIVFVAVTTWLGIASVALALLLMLVIGMVLTSLWNWAIERIAYRPLRGSFRLAPLISAIGMSIALSNFVQVAQGTEGKAFKDPMPGTITLLSENGIDATVSYKQLMILVVTIVLLVGFWYLVTKTPLGRAQRACEQDRKMAALLGVDVDRTISLTFVMGAALAAVAGVMYLIFYGNINFHDGFVPGVKAFTAAVLGGIGSLTGAVIGGILIGLIETFWAGAFGSDYKDVAAFSILAITLIFLPQGLLGRPEVEKV is encoded by the coding sequence ATGGTAGAATTCGTCCAGCAGCTCATCAACGGGCTGACGATCGGGTCGCTATATGGCCTCGTAGCCATTGGCTACACCATGGTTTTCGGCATTATCGGCATGGTGAATTTCGCTCATGGCGATCTTTTCATGCTCTCCGCCTTCATCGCACTGATTGTCTTTGTCGCGGTCACGACGTGGCTGGGCATTGCATCGGTCGCGCTGGCGCTCCTGCTCATGCTGGTCATCGGCATGGTCCTGACCTCGCTGTGGAACTGGGCGATCGAGCGCATCGCCTATCGGCCGCTGCGGGGCTCCTTCCGTCTGGCGCCGCTGATCTCGGCCATCGGCATGTCGATCGCTCTTTCCAACTTCGTGCAGGTCGCGCAAGGCACAGAAGGCAAGGCCTTCAAGGACCCGATGCCCGGCACGATCACGCTACTGAGCGAAAACGGCATCGATGCGACGGTATCGTACAAGCAGCTGATGATCCTGGTGGTCACCATCGTCCTGCTCGTCGGCTTCTGGTACCTGGTCACCAAGACGCCGCTCGGACGGGCGCAACGGGCTTGTGAACAGGATCGCAAGATGGCGGCTCTCCTCGGCGTCGATGTCGACCGCACGATTTCGCTGACCTTCGTGATGGGCGCGGCCCTCGCGGCGGTCGCCGGCGTCATGTACCTGATCTTCTACGGCAACATCAATTTCCACGACGGCTTCGTGCCCGGCGTGAAGGCCTTCACCGCCGCGGTCCTCGGAGGCATCGGTTCCCTCACCGGCGCGGTGATCGGCGGCATCCTCATCGGCTTGATCGAGACGTTCTGGGCAGGCGCCTTCGGGTCCGACTACAAGGACGTGGCAGCCTTCTCGATCCTCGCGATCACCCTGATCTTCCTTCCGCAGGGCCTGCTCGGTCGGCCAGAAGTGGAAAAGGTGTAG